From Nomascus leucogenys isolate Asia chromosome 15, Asia_NLE_v1, whole genome shotgun sequence, a single genomic window includes:
- the APBB1 gene encoding amyloid-beta A4 precursor protein-binding family B member 1 isoform X8, translated as MECYGSAGRQGCMTQMRDSFWNPNAFETDSDLPAGWMRVQDTSGTYYWHIPTGTTQWEPPGRASPSQGSSPQEESQLTWTGFAHGEGFEDGEFWKDEPSGEAPMELGLKEPEEGTLTFPAQSLSPEPLPQEEEKLPPRNTNPGIKCFAVRSLGWVEMTEEELAPGRSSVAVNNCIRQLSYHKNNLHDPMSGGWGEGKDLLLQLEDETLKLVEPQSQALLHAQPIISIRVWGVGRDSGRERYYAYFTPPTPGPDAWKHPSSPLLPCPFPPAMLHHYPPPQHACLSTLPPEGSIYGGPAVGRSPGGAVTGREDVGGVGTRLGTGWYWETLRCPSPNRDFAYVARDKLTQMLKCHVFRCEAPAKNIATSLHEICSKIMAERRNARCLVNGLSLDHSKLVDVPFQVEFPAPKNELVQKFQVYYLGNVPVAKPVGVDVINGALESVLSSSSREQWTPSHVSVAPATLTILHQQTEAVLGECRVRFLSFLAVGRDVHTFAFIMAAGPASFCCHMFWCEPNAASLSEAVQAACMLRYQKCLDARSQASTSCLPAPPAESVARRVGWTVRRGVQSLWGSLKPKRLGAHTP; from the exons ATGGAGTGCTATGGCTCTGCCGGCAGACAAGGGTGTATGACACAGATGCGAG ATTCCTTCTGGAACCCCAACGCCTTCGAGACGGATTCCGACCTGCCGGCTGGATGGATGAGGGTCCAGGACACCTCAGGGACCTATTACTGGCACATCCCAACAGGGACCACCCAGTGGGAACCCCCCGGCCGGGCCTCCCCCTCACAGGGGAGCAGCCCCCAAGAGGAGTCCCAG CTCACCTGGACAGGTTTTGCTCACGGAGAAGGCTTTGAGGATGGAGAGTTTTGGAAG GATGAACCCAGTGGTGAGGCCCCAATGGAGCTGGGACTGAAGGAACCTGAGGAGGGGACATTGACCTTCCCAGCTCAGAGCCTCAG CCCAGAGCCGTTGCCCCAAGAGGAGGAGAAGCTTCCCCCACGAAATACCAACCCAGGGATCAAG TGTTTCGCCGTGCGCTCCCTAGGCTGGGTAGAGATGACCGAGGAGGAGCTGGCCCCTGGACGCAGCAGTGTGGCAGTCAACAATTGCATCCGTCAGCTCTCTTACCACAAAAACAACCTGCATGACCCCATGTCTGGGGGCTGGGGGGAA GGAAAGGATCTGCTACTACAGCTGGAGGACGAGACGCTAAAGCTAGTGGAGCCACAGAGCCAGGCACTGCTGCACGCCCAACCCATCATCAGCATCCGCGTGTGGGGCGTCGGGCGGGACAGTGGAAG AGAGAGGTACTATGCCTATTTTACCCCTCCTACACCTGGACCAGATGCCTGGAAGCACCCAAGCTCCCCTCTTctgccctgccccttcccaccTGCTATGCTCCACCATTACCCTCCACCTCAGCATGCTTGCCTGTCTACCCTCCCTCCAGAAGGCAGCATCTATGGGGGACCAGCTGTGGGCAGAAGCCCTGGAGGAGCTGTGACGGGCAGGGAGGacgtgggtggggtggggaccaGGCTCGGCACTGGATGGTACTGGGAGACACTgaggtgcccctcccccaacagGGACTTTGCCTACGTAGCTCGTGATAAGCTGACCCAGATGCTCAAGTGCCACGTGTTTCGCTGTGAGGCACCCGCCAAGAACATCGCCACCAGCCTGCATGAGATCTGCTCTAAG aTCATGGCCGAACGGCGTAATGCCCGCTGCTTGGTAAATGGACTCTCCCTGGACCACTCTAAACTTGTGGATGTCCCTTTCCAAG TGGAATTCCCAGCGCCTAAGAATGAGTTGGTCCAGAAGTTCCAAGTCTATTACCTGGGGAATGTACCTGTTGCTAAACCTGTTG GGGTAGATGTGATTAATGGGGCCCTCGAGTCAGTCCTGTCCTCCAGCAGCCGTGAACAATGGACCCCAAGTCATGTCAGTGTGGCCCCTGCTACCCTCACCATCTTGCACCAGCAG ACAGAGGCAGTGCTGGGAGAGTGTCGGGTGCGTTTCCTCTCCTTCCTGGCCGTGGGCAGAGACGTCCACACGTTTGCATTCATCATGGCTGCCGGCCCAGCCTCCTTCTGCTGCCACATGTTCTGGTGCGAGCCCAATGCTGCCAGCCTCTCAGAGGCTGTGCAGGCTGCGTGCATG CTTCGCTACCAGAAGTGTCTGGATGCCCGTTCCCaggcctccacctcctgcctcccagcaccCCCTGCTGAGTCTGTGGCACGGCGTGTAGGGTGGACTGTCCGCAGGGGTGTTCAGTCGCTTTGGGGCTCCCTGAAGCCCAAACGCCTGGGGGCCCATACCCCATGA
- the APBB1 gene encoding amyloid-beta A4 precursor protein-binding family B member 1 isoform X6: protein MSVPSSLSQSAINANSHGGPALSLPLPLHAAHNQLLNAKLQATAVGPKDLRSAMGEGGGPEPGPANAKWLKEGQNQLRRAATAHRDQNRNVTLTLAEEASQEPEMAPLGPKGLIHLYSELELSAHNAANRGLRGPGLIISTQEQGPDEGEEKAAGEAEEEEEEDDDEEEEEDLSSPPGLPEPLESVEAPPRPQALTDGPREHSKSASLLFGMRNSAASDEDSSWATLSQGSPSYGSPEDTDSFWNPNAFETDSDLPAGWMRVQDTSGTYYWHIPTGTTQWEPPGRASPSQGSSPQEESQLTWTGFAHGEGFEDGEFWKDEPSGEAPMELGLKEPEEGTLTFPAQSLSPEPLPQEEEKLPPRNTNPGIKCFAVRSLGWVEMTEEELAPGRSSVAVNNCIRQLSYHKNNLHDPMSGGWGEGKDLLLQLEDETLKLVEPQSQALLHAQPIISIRVWGVGRDSGRDFAYVARDKLTQMLKCHVFRCEAPAKNIATSLHEICSKIMAERRNARCLVNGLSLDHSKLVDVPFQVEFPAPKNELVQKFQVYYLGNVPVAKPVGVDVINGALESVLSSSSREQWTPSHVSVAPATLTILHQQTEAVLGECRVRFLSFLAVGRDVHTFAFIMAAGPASFCCHMFWCEPNAASLSEAVQAACMLRYQKCLDARSQASTSCLPAPPAESVARRVGWTVRRGVQSLWGSLKPKRLGAHTP from the exons ATGTCTGTTCCGTCATCACTGAGCCAGTCGGCCATTAATGCCAACAGCCACGGAGGCCCCGCACTGAGCCTACCCCTGCCTCTGCACGCTGCCCACAACCAGCTGCTCAACGCCAAGCTGCAGGCCACAGCTGTGGGACCCAAGGACCTGCGCAGCGCCATGGGGGAGGGTGGTGGGCCTGAGCCAGGCCCCGCCAATGCCAAGTGGCTAAAAGAGGGCCAGAACCAGCTCCGGCGGGCCGCCACGGCCCACCGTGACCAGAATCGCAATGTGACCTTGACCTTGGCAGAGGAGGCCAGCCAGGAGCCTGAGATGGCACCCTTGGGCCCCAAAGGCCTGATACACCTGTACTCTGAGCTGGAGCTCTCAGCTCACAACGCGGCCAACCGAGGCCTACGAGGACCTGGCCTGATCATCAGCACTCAAGAGCAGGGGCCAgatgagggagaggagaaggcggcaggggaggccgaggaggaggaggaggaggatgatgatgaagaggaggaggaggacttaTCTTCTCCCCCAGGGCTGCCTGAGCCCCTGGAGAGTGTGGAGGCCCCTCCCAGGCCCCAAGCCCTTACGGATGGCCCCCGGGAACACAGCAAGAGTGCCAGCCTCCTGTTTGGCATGCGGAACAGTGCAGCCAGTGATGAGGACTCAAGCTGGGCTACCTTATCCCAGGGCAGCCCCTCCTATGGCTCCCCAGAGGACACAG ATTCCTTCTGGAACCCCAACGCCTTCGAGACGGATTCCGACCTGCCGGCTGGATGGATGAGGGTCCAGGACACCTCAGGGACCTATTACTGGCACATCCCAACAGGGACCACCCAGTGGGAACCCCCCGGCCGGGCCTCCCCCTCACAGGGGAGCAGCCCCCAAGAGGAGTCCCAG CTCACCTGGACAGGTTTTGCTCACGGAGAAGGCTTTGAGGATGGAGAGTTTTGGAAG GATGAACCCAGTGGTGAGGCCCCAATGGAGCTGGGACTGAAGGAACCTGAGGAGGGGACATTGACCTTCCCAGCTCAGAGCCTCAG CCCAGAGCCGTTGCCCCAAGAGGAGGAGAAGCTTCCCCCACGAAATACCAACCCAGGGATCAAG TGTTTCGCCGTGCGCTCCCTAGGCTGGGTAGAGATGACCGAGGAGGAGCTGGCCCCTGGACGCAGCAGTGTGGCAGTCAACAATTGCATCCGTCAGCTCTCTTACCACAAAAACAACCTGCATGACCCCATGTCTGGGGGCTGGGGGGAA GGAAAGGATCTGCTACTACAGCTGGAGGACGAGACGCTAAAGCTAGTGGAGCCACAGAGCCAGGCACTGCTGCACGCCCAACCCATCATCAGCATCCGCGTGTGGGGCGTCGGGCGGGACAGTGGAAG GGACTTTGCCTACGTAGCTCGTGATAAGCTGACCCAGATGCTCAAGTGCCACGTGTTTCGCTGTGAGGCACCCGCCAAGAACATCGCCACCAGCCTGCATGAGATCTGCTCTAAG aTCATGGCCGAACGGCGTAATGCCCGCTGCTTGGTAAATGGACTCTCCCTGGACCACTCTAAACTTGTGGATGTCCCTTTCCAAG TGGAATTCCCAGCGCCTAAGAATGAGTTGGTCCAGAAGTTCCAAGTCTATTACCTGGGGAATGTACCTGTTGCTAAACCTGTTG GGGTAGATGTGATTAATGGGGCCCTCGAGTCAGTCCTGTCCTCCAGCAGCCGTGAACAATGGACCCCAAGTCATGTCAGTGTGGCCCCTGCTACCCTCACCATCTTGCACCAGCAG ACAGAGGCAGTGCTGGGAGAGTGTCGGGTGCGTTTCCTCTCCTTCCTGGCCGTGGGCAGAGACGTCCACACGTTTGCATTCATCATGGCTGCCGGCCCAGCCTCCTTCTGCTGCCACATGTTCTGGTGCGAGCCCAATGCTGCCAGCCTCTCAGAGGCTGTGCAGGCTGCGTGCATG CTTCGCTACCAGAAGTGTCTGGATGCCCGTTCCCaggcctccacctcctgcctcccagcaccCCCTGCTGAGTCTGTGGCACGGCGTGTAGGGTGGACTGTCCGCAGGGGTGTTCAGTCGCTTTGGGGCTCCCTGAAGCCCAAACGCCTGGGGGCCCATACCCCATGA
- the APBB1 gene encoding amyloid-beta A4 precursor protein-binding family B member 1 isoform X12 — protein MRVQDTSGTYYWHIPTGTTQWEPPGRASPSQGSSPQEESQLTWTGFAHGEGFEDGEFWKDEPSGEAPMELGLKEPEEGTLTFPAQSLSPEPLPQEEEKLPPRNTNPGIKCFAVRSLGWVEMTEEELAPGRSSVAVNNCIRQLSYHKNNLHDPMSGGWGEGKDLLLQLEDETLKLVEPQSQALLHAQPIISIRVWGVGRDSGRERDFAYVARDKLTQMLKCHVFRCEAPAKNIATSLHEICSKIMAERRNARCLVNGLSLDHSKLVDVPFQVEFPAPKNELVQKFQVYYLGNVPVAKPVGVDVINGALESVLSSSSREQWTPSHVSVAPATLTILHQQTEAVLGECRVRFLSFLAVGRDVHTFAFIMAAGPASFCCHMFWCEPNAASLSEAVQAACMLRYQKCLDARSQASTSCLPAPPAESVARRVGWTVRRGVQSLWGSLKPKRLGAHTP, from the exons ATGAGGGTCCAGGACACCTCAGGGACCTATTACTGGCACATCCCAACAGGGACCACCCAGTGGGAACCCCCCGGCCGGGCCTCCCCCTCACAGGGGAGCAGCCCCCAAGAGGAGTCCCAG CTCACCTGGACAGGTTTTGCTCACGGAGAAGGCTTTGAGGATGGAGAGTTTTGGAAG GATGAACCCAGTGGTGAGGCCCCAATGGAGCTGGGACTGAAGGAACCTGAGGAGGGGACATTGACCTTCCCAGCTCAGAGCCTCAG CCCAGAGCCGTTGCCCCAAGAGGAGGAGAAGCTTCCCCCACGAAATACCAACCCAGGGATCAAG TGTTTCGCCGTGCGCTCCCTAGGCTGGGTAGAGATGACCGAGGAGGAGCTGGCCCCTGGACGCAGCAGTGTGGCAGTCAACAATTGCATCCGTCAGCTCTCTTACCACAAAAACAACCTGCATGACCCCATGTCTGGGGGCTGGGGGGAA GGAAAGGATCTGCTACTACAGCTGGAGGACGAGACGCTAAAGCTAGTGGAGCCACAGAGCCAGGCACTGCTGCACGCCCAACCCATCATCAGCATCCGCGTGTGGGGCGTCGGGCGGGACAGTGGAAG AGAGAG GGACTTTGCCTACGTAGCTCGTGATAAGCTGACCCAGATGCTCAAGTGCCACGTGTTTCGCTGTGAGGCACCCGCCAAGAACATCGCCACCAGCCTGCATGAGATCTGCTCTAAG aTCATGGCCGAACGGCGTAATGCCCGCTGCTTGGTAAATGGACTCTCCCTGGACCACTCTAAACTTGTGGATGTCCCTTTCCAAG TGGAATTCCCAGCGCCTAAGAATGAGTTGGTCCAGAAGTTCCAAGTCTATTACCTGGGGAATGTACCTGTTGCTAAACCTGTTG GGGTAGATGTGATTAATGGGGCCCTCGAGTCAGTCCTGTCCTCCAGCAGCCGTGAACAATGGACCCCAAGTCATGTCAGTGTGGCCCCTGCTACCCTCACCATCTTGCACCAGCAG ACAGAGGCAGTGCTGGGAGAGTGTCGGGTGCGTTTCCTCTCCTTCCTGGCCGTGGGCAGAGACGTCCACACGTTTGCATTCATCATGGCTGCCGGCCCAGCCTCCTTCTGCTGCCACATGTTCTGGTGCGAGCCCAATGCTGCCAGCCTCTCAGAGGCTGTGCAGGCTGCGTGCATG CTTCGCTACCAGAAGTGTCTGGATGCCCGTTCCCaggcctccacctcctgcctcccagcaccCCCTGCTGAGTCTGTGGCACGGCGTGTAGGGTGGACTGTCCGCAGGGGTGTTCAGTCGCTTTGGGGCTCCCTGAAGCCCAAACGCCTGGGGGCCCATACCCCATGA
- the APBB1 gene encoding amyloid-beta A4 precursor protein-binding family B member 1 isoform X11 encodes MECYGSAGRQGCMTQMRDSFWNPNAFETDSDLPAGWMRVQDTSGTYYWHIPTGTTQWEPPGRASPSQGSSPQEESQLTWTGFAHGEGFEDGEFWKDEPSGEAPMELGLKEPEEGTLTFPAQSLSPEPLPQEEEKLPPRNTNPGIKCFAVRSLGWVEMTEEELAPGRSSVAVNNCIRQLSYHKNNLHDPMSGGWGEGKDLLLQLEDETLKLVEPQSQALLHAQPIISIRVWGVGRDSGRERDFAYVARDKLTQMLKCHVFRCEAPAKNIATSLHEICSKIMAERRNARCLVNGLSLDHSKLVDVPFQVEFPAPKNELVQKFQVYYLGNVPVAKPVGVDVINGALESVLSSSSREQWTPSHVSVAPATLTILHQQTEAVLGECRVRFLSFLAVGRDVHTFAFIMAAGPASFCCHMFWCEPNAASLSEAVQAACMLRYQKCLDARSQASTSCLPAPPAESVARRVGWTVRRGVQSLWGSLKPKRLGAHTP; translated from the exons ATGGAGTGCTATGGCTCTGCCGGCAGACAAGGGTGTATGACACAGATGCGAG ATTCCTTCTGGAACCCCAACGCCTTCGAGACGGATTCCGACCTGCCGGCTGGATGGATGAGGGTCCAGGACACCTCAGGGACCTATTACTGGCACATCCCAACAGGGACCACCCAGTGGGAACCCCCCGGCCGGGCCTCCCCCTCACAGGGGAGCAGCCCCCAAGAGGAGTCCCAG CTCACCTGGACAGGTTTTGCTCACGGAGAAGGCTTTGAGGATGGAGAGTTTTGGAAG GATGAACCCAGTGGTGAGGCCCCAATGGAGCTGGGACTGAAGGAACCTGAGGAGGGGACATTGACCTTCCCAGCTCAGAGCCTCAG CCCAGAGCCGTTGCCCCAAGAGGAGGAGAAGCTTCCCCCACGAAATACCAACCCAGGGATCAAG TGTTTCGCCGTGCGCTCCCTAGGCTGGGTAGAGATGACCGAGGAGGAGCTGGCCCCTGGACGCAGCAGTGTGGCAGTCAACAATTGCATCCGTCAGCTCTCTTACCACAAAAACAACCTGCATGACCCCATGTCTGGGGGCTGGGGGGAA GGAAAGGATCTGCTACTACAGCTGGAGGACGAGACGCTAAAGCTAGTGGAGCCACAGAGCCAGGCACTGCTGCACGCCCAACCCATCATCAGCATCCGCGTGTGGGGCGTCGGGCGGGACAGTGGAAG AGAGAG GGACTTTGCCTACGTAGCTCGTGATAAGCTGACCCAGATGCTCAAGTGCCACGTGTTTCGCTGTGAGGCACCCGCCAAGAACATCGCCACCAGCCTGCATGAGATCTGCTCTAAG aTCATGGCCGAACGGCGTAATGCCCGCTGCTTGGTAAATGGACTCTCCCTGGACCACTCTAAACTTGTGGATGTCCCTTTCCAAG TGGAATTCCCAGCGCCTAAGAATGAGTTGGTCCAGAAGTTCCAAGTCTATTACCTGGGGAATGTACCTGTTGCTAAACCTGTTG GGGTAGATGTGATTAATGGGGCCCTCGAGTCAGTCCTGTCCTCCAGCAGCCGTGAACAATGGACCCCAAGTCATGTCAGTGTGGCCCCTGCTACCCTCACCATCTTGCACCAGCAG ACAGAGGCAGTGCTGGGAGAGTGTCGGGTGCGTTTCCTCTCCTTCCTGGCCGTGGGCAGAGACGTCCACACGTTTGCATTCATCATGGCTGCCGGCCCAGCCTCCTTCTGCTGCCACATGTTCTGGTGCGAGCCCAATGCTGCCAGCCTCTCAGAGGCTGTGCAGGCTGCGTGCATG CTTCGCTACCAGAAGTGTCTGGATGCCCGTTCCCaggcctccacctcctgcctcccagcaccCCCTGCTGAGTCTGTGGCACGGCGTGTAGGGTGGACTGTCCGCAGGGGTGTTCAGTCGCTTTGGGGCTCCCTGAAGCCCAAACGCCTGGGGGCCCATACCCCATGA
- the APBB1 gene encoding amyloid-beta A4 precursor protein-binding family B member 1 isoform X1 — protein MSVPSSLSQSAINANSHGGPALSLPLPLHAAHNQLLNAKLQATAVGPKDLRSAMGEGGGPEPGPANAKWLKEGQNQLRRAATAHRDQNRNVTLTLAEEASQEPEMAPLGPKGLIHLYSELELSAHNAANRGLRGPGLIISTQEQGPDEGEEKAAGEAEEEEEEDDDEEEEEDLSSPPGLPEPLESVEAPPRPQALTDGPREHSKSASLLFGMRNSAASDEDSSWATLSQGSPSYGSPEDTASHLADSFWNPNAFETDSDLPAGWMRVQDTSGTYYWHIPTGTTQWEPPGRASPSQGSSPQEESQLTWTGFAHGEGFEDGEFWKDEPSGEAPMELGLKEPEEGTLTFPAQSLSPEPLPQEEEKLPPRNTNPGIKCFAVRSLGWVEMTEEELAPGRSSVAVNNCIRQLSYHKNNLHDPMSGGWGEGKDLLLQLEDETLKLVEPQSQALLHAQPIISIRVWGVGRDSGRERYYAYFTPPTPGPDAWKHPSSPLLPCPFPPAMLHHYPPPQHACLSTLPPEGSIYGGPAVGRSPGGAVTGREDVGGVGTRLGTGWYWETLRCPSPNRDFAYVARDKLTQMLKCHVFRCEAPAKNIATSLHEICSKIMAERRNARCLVNGLSLDHSKLVDVPFQVEFPAPKNELVQKFQVYYLGNVPVAKPVGVDVINGALESVLSSSSREQWTPSHVSVAPATLTILHQQTEAVLGECRVRFLSFLAVGRDVHTFAFIMAAGPASFCCHMFWCEPNAASLSEAVQAACMLRYQKCLDARSQASTSCLPAPPAESVARRVGWTVRRGVQSLWGSLKPKRLGAHTP, from the exons ATGTCTGTTCCGTCATCACTGAGCCAGTCGGCCATTAATGCCAACAGCCACGGAGGCCCCGCACTGAGCCTACCCCTGCCTCTGCACGCTGCCCACAACCAGCTGCTCAACGCCAAGCTGCAGGCCACAGCTGTGGGACCCAAGGACCTGCGCAGCGCCATGGGGGAGGGTGGTGGGCCTGAGCCAGGCCCCGCCAATGCCAAGTGGCTAAAAGAGGGCCAGAACCAGCTCCGGCGGGCCGCCACGGCCCACCGTGACCAGAATCGCAATGTGACCTTGACCTTGGCAGAGGAGGCCAGCCAGGAGCCTGAGATGGCACCCTTGGGCCCCAAAGGCCTGATACACCTGTACTCTGAGCTGGAGCTCTCAGCTCACAACGCGGCCAACCGAGGCCTACGAGGACCTGGCCTGATCATCAGCACTCAAGAGCAGGGGCCAgatgagggagaggagaaggcggcaggggaggccgaggaggaggaggaggaggatgatgatgaagaggaggaggaggacttaTCTTCTCCCCCAGGGCTGCCTGAGCCCCTGGAGAGTGTGGAGGCCCCTCCCAGGCCCCAAGCCCTTACGGATGGCCCCCGGGAACACAGCAAGAGTGCCAGCCTCCTGTTTGGCATGCGGAACAGTGCAGCCAGTGATGAGGACTCAAGCTGGGCTACCTTATCCCAGGGCAGCCCCTCCTATGGCTCCCCAGAGGACACAG CCTCCCACCTGGCAGATTCCTTCTGGAACCCCAACGCCTTCGAGACGGATTCCGACCTGCCGGCTGGATGGATGAGGGTCCAGGACACCTCAGGGACCTATTACTGGCACATCCCAACAGGGACCACCCAGTGGGAACCCCCCGGCCGGGCCTCCCCCTCACAGGGGAGCAGCCCCCAAGAGGAGTCCCAG CTCACCTGGACAGGTTTTGCTCACGGAGAAGGCTTTGAGGATGGAGAGTTTTGGAAG GATGAACCCAGTGGTGAGGCCCCAATGGAGCTGGGACTGAAGGAACCTGAGGAGGGGACATTGACCTTCCCAGCTCAGAGCCTCAG CCCAGAGCCGTTGCCCCAAGAGGAGGAGAAGCTTCCCCCACGAAATACCAACCCAGGGATCAAG TGTTTCGCCGTGCGCTCCCTAGGCTGGGTAGAGATGACCGAGGAGGAGCTGGCCCCTGGACGCAGCAGTGTGGCAGTCAACAATTGCATCCGTCAGCTCTCTTACCACAAAAACAACCTGCATGACCCCATGTCTGGGGGCTGGGGGGAA GGAAAGGATCTGCTACTACAGCTGGAGGACGAGACGCTAAAGCTAGTGGAGCCACAGAGCCAGGCACTGCTGCACGCCCAACCCATCATCAGCATCCGCGTGTGGGGCGTCGGGCGGGACAGTGGAAG AGAGAGGTACTATGCCTATTTTACCCCTCCTACACCTGGACCAGATGCCTGGAAGCACCCAAGCTCCCCTCTTctgccctgccccttcccaccTGCTATGCTCCACCATTACCCTCCACCTCAGCATGCTTGCCTGTCTACCCTCCCTCCAGAAGGCAGCATCTATGGGGGACCAGCTGTGGGCAGAAGCCCTGGAGGAGCTGTGACGGGCAGGGAGGacgtgggtggggtggggaccaGGCTCGGCACTGGATGGTACTGGGAGACACTgaggtgcccctcccccaacagGGACTTTGCCTACGTAGCTCGTGATAAGCTGACCCAGATGCTCAAGTGCCACGTGTTTCGCTGTGAGGCACCCGCCAAGAACATCGCCACCAGCCTGCATGAGATCTGCTCTAAG aTCATGGCCGAACGGCGTAATGCCCGCTGCTTGGTAAATGGACTCTCCCTGGACCACTCTAAACTTGTGGATGTCCCTTTCCAAG TGGAATTCCCAGCGCCTAAGAATGAGTTGGTCCAGAAGTTCCAAGTCTATTACCTGGGGAATGTACCTGTTGCTAAACCTGTTG GGGTAGATGTGATTAATGGGGCCCTCGAGTCAGTCCTGTCCTCCAGCAGCCGTGAACAATGGACCCCAAGTCATGTCAGTGTGGCCCCTGCTACCCTCACCATCTTGCACCAGCAG ACAGAGGCAGTGCTGGGAGAGTGTCGGGTGCGTTTCCTCTCCTTCCTGGCCGTGGGCAGAGACGTCCACACGTTTGCATTCATCATGGCTGCCGGCCCAGCCTCCTTCTGCTGCCACATGTTCTGGTGCGAGCCCAATGCTGCCAGCCTCTCAGAGGCTGTGCAGGCTGCGTGCATG CTTCGCTACCAGAAGTGTCTGGATGCCCGTTCCCaggcctccacctcctgcctcccagcaccCCCTGCTGAGTCTGTGGCACGGCGTGTAGGGTGGACTGTCCGCAGGGGTGTTCAGTCGCTTTGGGGCTCCCTGAAGCCCAAACGCCTGGGGGCCCATACCCCATGA